A genomic segment from Acipenser ruthenus chromosome 5, fAciRut3.2 maternal haplotype, whole genome shotgun sequence encodes:
- the LOC117402223 gene encoding patched domain-containing protein 1-like isoform X2 codes for MCFVGRNGASASWTWRRMLRQVIHRGLKAAFYWLGLFVSRHPVFFLTVPAVLTIIFGSTVVSRFKPETDLEILVSPTHSLAKIERSLANSLFPIEQSKNKLYSDLHTPGRYGRLILLSKSRENILELPNQVLQVHKSVLDLKVNYKGFNYTFAHLCVMSNRDKTCLLDDIISIFEDLQQAAASNSTPSSRVQVSYPNTRLKDGRISFIGHQLGGVTFAANSKDQQFKTARAVQITYYLHNYGNANQDIIAEKWENEFCKLLLKLSAVNEDIYIQSLTSFSLWRDFNKTGMLARSEVLVSLVLILLAATVSSSMRDCLRGKPFLGLLGVFTICIANVTAAGIFFITDGKYNSTLLGVPFFAMGNYLSALQLLTVYEIIAIHPKPALLFCIFFQKVPKG; via the exons ATGTGCTTCGTAGGAAGAAACGGGGCATCTGCAAGCTGGACCTGGAGGAGGATGCTGCGGCAAGTGATTCACAGAGGGCTCAAAGCTGCTTTTTACTGGCTCGGCTTATTTGTTAGCAGGCATCCAGTGTTTTTCCTCACTGTTCCCGCAGTCTTAACTATAATCTTCGGATCCACCGTCGTGAGCAGATTTAAGCCCGAAACAGACCTAGAGATTCTGGTTTCCCCGACCCACAGCCTGGCAAAAATAGAAAGGAGTCTGGCGAACAGTCTTTTCCCTATCGAGCAGTCCAAAAACAAGCTGTATTCAGACCTGCACACTCCTGGCAGATATGGCAGGCTGATCCTGCTCTCGAAATCCAGGGAAAACATTTTGGAGCTACCCAATCAGGTCCTACAGGTACATAAATCGGTGCTGGATTTGAAAGTTAATTACAAAGGTTTTAATTACACTTTCGCTCATCTGTGTGTCATGAGCAATCGGGACAAGACATGTCTTTTGGATGATATTATTTCGATTTTCGAGGACCTCCAGCAAGCTGCCGCTTCAAATAGCACACCTTCTTCCAGAGTGCAAGTCAGCTATCCAAACACCAGATTAAAG GATGGCAGGATCTCTTTCATTGGCCACCAGCTGGGAGGGGTCACATTCGCTGCAAATAGCAAAGATCAGCAATTCAAGACTGCCAGAGCAGTCCAGATCACTTACTACCTCCACAACTATGGCAACGCAAACCAGGACATCATTGCTGAGAAATGGGAAAATGAATTCTGCAAGCTCTTGCTCAAACTCTCTGCAGTGAACGAAGACATTTATATCCAATCACTGACCTCATTCAGTCTCTGGAGAGATTTTAATAAAACGGGCATGTTGGCAAGGAGTGAGGTGTTGGTGAGTCTGGTGCTGATTCTGCTGGCAGCCACAGTCTCCAGTTCTATGAGGGACTGCCTTCGAGGAAAGCCTTTCCTTGGGCTGCTGGGAGTTTTTACTATCTGTATCGCCAATGTTACTGCAGCAGGGATATTTTTCATTACAGATGGAAAGTATAATTCTACACTGCTGGGAGTCCCCTTCTTTGCTATGGGTAATTATTTATCTGCATTACAACTGTTAACGGTATATGAGATTATAGCAATTCATCCAAAGCCGGCTTTATTGTTCTGCATTTTCTTCCAAAAAGTGCCCAAGGGCTAA